The region ATTTCGCCAAAAATTCGCTACCTTCGCGGAAGAGTTTCTCGGCCTGGACTTGACGGTTCTTAAATTCTTGCATCTCCTCTTGCGTCAGATTTCCCGCACTCTGACGCTGACTGTGCTGTTGGCGCAACTCGCTCAAACGAGCCCGTCCAATTTCTTGCTTTTGGAGCGCAATGCCGTATCGGAGCTTGGCCTCCGGAAGCCAAGTCCCTGCTTGTTCGCTTGAGATGTTcggagggaggaagagctgtAATGAGTTGACCTTCTGTTGGAATTGGGGAAGGAGCTGGGCGAAGTTCTGCGGGTTGACGGACTGCGAACGTTGGACTGGCTGGCCCTGCGCTGCGGAGGCAGCCTGCATCTGCTGATGCTGTAGCTGTCGGTTCTGTTGGTACATACGCATGCCTTTCATTAGAGACTGTGAAAGTTGCGATAGCCTCGTGTGTGCTTGTTGATATTCAGGAGACTGCGCATCGCGGCTATTCAGAATTTCCCAGAAATTACGAACAAGCTGGGTGTGCTGGACTTTTTGCTGATCATTTAGATGCGGTAGCTTCTGCACTTGGTCCGTTCGGATGAGGTTTGAGTGCTGAGGCACCATCTGCTGAGGGCTTGAAGCCTGGTTGCCTTCCATTTCAACGAGTATTTGCGGTGTTGACTTTTGGAATATGCAGGCGGCTTAGGGTATTGACGAGGTGAAAGGTTGACTCGATGCGATGCCGATATCAGGAAAGGAGGATCGATGCTGGGCCGCTCGTATGTTTCCGAGATATACCCCTGCGGAAACCGGTCGAATAGTCCTAATCGAGCGAAGGAGTATCCAGCTCCAGAGTCGATGGAGATCAACTAGACAAGTTGGGGTGGTCGAAACACTTTCGTCGACAGCACGTAGTGAGGATGCGGCGAGGTTCCTGAGGCGGAGCCGCAGGCTTGGCACTACCCTCtgcctggctggctggctgtgTCCTCTGTTCCTCTGTTGTTTATTAACTACCATCAAAGTAGAGTAATCCAATTTACCGTTTTTAAACTCCTCTTGATATGTAAAAATTGTTTAATGCTAAACTGCTTCTCTATATCAAACTACCATTACAAGTTGTCTTCATGGCATCAGGTCAATAAGCTGGAATCAACGGATCAACTCGCTCTCTTTACACGAGACTGACCTGAGTAGAGCAATTATTCCCGCATTGGGACTATCGGTCAATGCGGCGTTGTCTATGCATGCTATGTCGGAGTGTAGTGCTCAAGCGGCACTTATGGCAATCAGCATGGACTCGAAAGTGGCAACGACTATCACCAGTATACCACGCCCAGCAGAATTACCAGAGAACGGGCTTTTCCTCTGCCATTTCGATCTGATGTATGTGCCGCGATTGTTGATGCGTGGTTCCTCGTTCGCTCGATAGGAGCAATAACGCTGCTTGCCGGAGCCGACGAATTTCCCAGCGTTCTTGTTGGGTAAAGAGAATGTCGTGACAGCGCGTATATCTCTCGCGTGTCTGTTGTGGTATCAGTGCGCAGTAATTGGACTGAGAATATTTGATGTAGTCATCACGAAAGGCCGCCCAAATCGCGCTCCATGCCGTTGACGCGGTCCTCAAGATTCCGCTTTCTCCTTTCAAGCTCCCGTATCTCTTTCAATTCCCGCTCAATGTCCGCATCCGTAACGTCTAACACGCCAGCACTCGGAGAGCTGGCATTGTCTAGTTCGTCGTAGTCATCATCATGAAGGTGGCTCATGCTCTCCAATTCTGAAGCATTCCTCGCTACCCGCTCCTCCAACTCTGCGATTGACTCCGAAATGACTTGGTTGCGGTAGCGGAGGCTGGCAATCTTATCCTGAGCGCCAGCGACAGGACTTAAAGCGACAGTCAGAAATCTAGGTAGGGATGCCTGGAAAGCCCAACTCACTAAACATTACAAAGTATCTCTGCGCCTTTAAGCAAGACGTCGATGTTGACTTCACCACGACTCCCATTAGTCGAAGTTCGAGCAGAACGTTTTATCTCGTCCATCATATCAGAGCCCAAGACCCTTGCAACTGCCGAATTATTCCTGCTATTTCGAGCGGAGTAGATCCGACTTGCCATAGATTCCGTTTCTGCTTCCGGCTGGAATTGTGTTGCTCGCCTTGTGGCCCTTTTCTGGGAGTTACTAGCTTTCACGGTTGGGTCGCTTTGAAACAAAGCTCGCTCATGTGCTTCCGTGTCTCGAATTAGGGCGGTGATATCATGGCTGCCCAGAAGAGCATTCGTGAAAATCCGTGGCTGGGGGAAGCTGATTGTCTTCATTAGCATGGAGCTGACGAATAGGCAAGAGTAATCCTCACGGTAGTTCTGCGATCGCATTCGATGAGAGCATAATTTGCTCCAGGTGGCTTTCTAGCAACGACATTTCTCTTGAATCAAATGGGGCCGCTTCGCAGTTTTCGATCTCTAGCACTCAGTCCCGTGTTTTGGTTGTGTTTGGCCACGGGTTCAACgtttgttgctgttgctgcctcAGGCTCTTAGATCTGTGGCGAAGCCGACGGAAACAGAGCTTGGGAAGGAAAGCAGACGCCGAGAGGTAAAGAGTCGTGGAAAACTATCAGTCGCTAGATCTTGATCGCTTAGAAAGATTCTTTCTTTCAGTACTTCTTGTACGTGCTAGGATGTTCTTTTAGTATCATAGTTGCTACGGTTGCAGGCAGCTGACCGTGCTTCCTGGCACTCCGTAAGCTTTGTCCCAGCTGATACTGACTTAGGTAAGCTCCCAGCTGGGCCTCTGCTGTCCATCCAGACAGACCAGCCTTGACATCACAACaccacctcatcaaccacaATCTTCCCACTCTGTCAGCCGTTATCCTTTATCGTTTTCCTGTCTACCTGCTCATTGATATAACTGCAGATTCTTGTGGTTGTCGAGGCTACGTTTTTTCAGCCTCCTTTGAGTCACTGCCTGCAATCGCCCCTTTGCTTTCGGCACCGCGGTCTCGTCTCGCTCGCCTGGGCTTTGCAGCTACAAAGGCCTGAGAAAATGCCAGCTGAGAGGCGCTCTTTGAGATCCAACAACAAGTCAGATACTTCTTCGCCCGCTAACGGTGAAAAGACTCGTTCTGGTTCGCAGAGTTCGAGCTCCAATAAAGATAAGCCGACTACTCGCACTGCTGCCAGCAAGGCCAAGTCCACGAAGGTCGCCTCTACGAATACCGCTTCAGACTCCGGTATGGGAGAACAACGGGACCAGCCGCATACCAACGGCTCAGATCCGACTAAGAATGGCGTGAATGGGTctgaagatatcg is a window of Aspergillus nidulans FGSC A4 chromosome VI DNA encoding:
- a CDS encoding uncharacterized protein (transcript_id=CADANIAT00010339) yields the protein MSLLESHLEQIMLSSNAIAELPFPQPRIFTNALLGSHDITALIRDTEAHERALFQSDPTVKASNSQKRATRRATQFQPEAETESMASRIYSARNSRNNSAVARVLGSDMMDEIKRSARTSTNGSRGEVNIDVLLKGAEILCNVYPVAGAQDKIASLRYRNQVISESIAELEERVARNASELESMSHLHDDDYDELDNASSPSAGVLDVTDADIERELKEIRELERRKRNLEDRVNGMERDLGGLS